A segment of the Candidatus Pelagisphaera phototrophica genome:
TACGCACAGGGGATCGTTATGGTGCTTCACAATAACAAGCCGCTGGCCCCGATTGTGGAAGGGATCGACGTTAGATCGGATCGCGAAGTTCAAAAGTACGGAAATTACCTCTTGGATGGAAGCATGGATGAATTCGACGATGACTCCATATTGGTGTCCTCTGGGTTTGCGGGTCAGTTAGGACTTTCGGTCGGGGATGAAGTGGAAATGTATACGCCTCTGATGATGTTGAAGCTACTCGAGAGCGATGGCAGCGATGTACTTTTGCCTCGCCTCGTTAGAATTGGGGGAATCTTTCAAACCGGTTGGCAAAGAGTGGATGAGAATACGGTAATCAGCACGCTAAGGCTGATGCAGGATCTCTACAATCTTGGCGAAGGAGCACATGGGATTAGAATCGAGCTGAAGCCCGGCTTTGAGACGGAAGAAGAAGGTCGGGAAATCACAGAGTCTCTCGGTCGACCCTACTACGCTCAAACCTGGATGGATGCCAACGGAGACTACCTGTCCATCATAAAACTGGAAAAGCGAATGATGTTCTTCCTGCTGTTCATCATTGTTATCGTCGCTTCGTTTTCCATCATGTCGTCTCTCCTCACTTTTGTGATACGGAAAACTCGGGAGATCGGTCTTTTCGCCGCGATGGGCGCTACCCCGAGACAGCTAGCCGCCTGTTTTTGTTTCCAAGGAATGATTATTGGTGTGGCGGGAACACTGCTTGGCATCGGGTTTGGAAGGACACTGCTCTATTTTAGAAATGATATCACGTCGACCCTTTCATCCCTATTGAGCGTGTCAGATTCGATGAACCAGATTTACGGATTTGCTTACTTGCCCGCCCGGGTTCAGTCAGGAGACCTAATTGTCATCTCCCTGCTATCGATTTTGATAGCAACTCTGGCGGGGCTTGTGCCTGCCTACAAGGCCAGCAAGATGAACCCAGTGGAGGCATTACGAAGTGAGTAGTGAGTTGATGGAGACGAAGAACTTGGTGCGCCGCTTCAAGAGCGGTGACGAGCACATCGAAGTCTTAAGAGGAGTCGATATCTGTATCAACGAGGGAGATACCGTCAGTATTCAAGGTGAATCTGGCTGCGGGAAGTCCACTCTCCTCAACCTCATGGCGGGACTGGATCAGGCGGACGAAGGCGGTATTTTCTGGAATTCAGAGGAAATATCCAGGCACTCAAACCAAGTCCTTGCGATCAAACGCTCGTCGCTAATCGGCATGGTATTCCAGTCTTACTATTTGGTTCCGGAAATCCGCGCCCTCGAGAATGTCATGCTAGGTGGGCGCATCTCTGGAAATACCGACAATCTAGCCGAGCGATCAAAGTCTCTTCTGCAGCGAGTGGGGCTGGGTTCACGCATGTCGAGCCTGCCATCTACCTTGTCGGGGGGCGAAAGGCAGCGAGTGGCAATCGCCAGGGCGATGATTTCCGATCCTAAAGTTCTCCTGGCCGATGAACCTACTGGCAATCTCGACGAAGCCACTGGGGATTCGATCATGGACATGCTGCAAGAGCTTTGCGAAGAAAAACAGGTCAGTCTTGTCCTGGTAACGCATAGTGCGAACTACGCCGCCCGCATGGGTCGATCTTGGGTATTGAGACAGGGGATACTTGAGAAAAAATTCGGCTAAATGATAGATTGAATTACATCAAATGAAAGAGAATTTATTGAAGTGCGGAGTGATCGGTGTGGGCTATTTAGGCCAACATCACGCTCGGATCTACAGCGAGCTTGAAGGCAATGTATTGGCTGGGGTTTTTGAAAGCGATGCTGATCGGGCTAGAGAGATCAGCGAGCGGCATCAATGCCCAGTGTTTTCCACGATTGAAGAGTTAGCGGAAACCTGTGACGCTATTAGTGTCGTTGTGCCAACGGACAAACATTACGAAGTGGCGGTACCCTTGTTAAAGGCGGGATGTCATCTCCTAATTGAAAAGCCAATCTGTGAAACAGTCGAGCAGGCGACTGAGATTCTTGCCGCGGCGAATGGAGCAAATGCTCTTGTTCAAGTAGGGCATATCGAACACTTCAATCCAGTCATGAGCTACCTCGAAGAGGTGGTCACGAACCCCAAATACATTACGGCGGAACGATTAGCTCCCTATCAGCCACGAGGAACCGAAGTGGGCGTTGTCTTGGATCTAATGATACACGATATCGGGGTGGTTCTGCAACTGGTAGGCTCGGAACCTGTGGATGTGAGGAGTGTTGGCGTTAGTGTGCTTTCTAAAACCGAGGACATTGCCAATGCTAGGATAGAGTTCGCAAATGGTTGCGTGGCTAACTTGAATGTAAGTCGCGTAAGCTCCAAAAAAGTTCGAGAGATTCGCGTATTTCAGTCCACCGGCTACCTGTCTCTTGATTTCATGAATCAAGCTGGCCACCACGTGGCGGTAGGGTTAGAGGGTCTAAGCAAGAACGAAGTGCCCATCGAAAAAGGCGAGCCACTTAAGTTGGAACTGGCATCTTTCGTTGAAAGCGTGAAAAACCGAAAGGATCCAAAAGTGGGTGGCGAATTGGGTAAAACCGCGCTTGACCTAGCGATTCAGATCACGAGTCAGATACGCAAGACGATGGATTAGGCCTATATCCCCATGCCCACCGATCCGCTAGTTTTATCTTCATTTCCGTTTCCGGCTCCCACTGGCAGCAATGTGGATGTGCTCATTGTTGCGGGAGAGCATTCTGGCGACGAGCATGCAGCAAGAATGGTAAGCGCCGCACTGAAGAGGAACCCGACATTGAAAGTTGCCGCACTGGGAGGTGTAAACCTGAAAAGCGCTGGAGCAGAGTTGATCTGCGACATGATGCCCTACGCCATTGTGGGAATTTTTGAAGTGCTGAAGCACTACAGCGAGCTGAAAAAGTTGCACGATGAGATTGTGAACTGGATCTTGAAGTATCGCCCGAGAGCGGTATGTTTCGTCGACTATCCCGGGTTGAATCTCAGGTTGGCAAAAAAGTTGGCGGAGCACGGTGTTACGACAAAGTCCGGCGGGGACATTCGACTGCTCTACTACATTAGTCCGCAAGTTTGGGCTTGGAAGGCCAAGCGCAGATTTGAAATGGCAGGGCTAATTGACACGCTGGGAGTCATCTTTCCGTTTGAAGTGGAAACCTTCGAAGACACGGGACTAGAGACAACTTTTGTTGGCCATCCGTTTCTTGCAGAGAACTACCAACTCCCCACGACCTATGATGCCGATGGTGACGTTTTATTACTACCTGGGAGTAGGTCTGGAGCTATTGGGAGAATCGCCCCAGTCATGTTTCAGGCGTTTGGGGAACTGCTTAGGGATCAAAATGATGCTCGTGCGAAATGTATATACGCGAGCGATACCCTTAAAGAATTATTAGAATCCATACTAAGTCAATATGGCGATTTGAAAGAGCGAATCGAGCTCGTGCCAAACAGTACGGTGGTAAAAGCGAGCTCCGTTCTAACAAGTTCAGGAACGATGTCCCTGAACTGCGCCTTATCAGGGATACCGGGAGCAGTTGTATATCGCGTCCACCCGCTTACCTATCTGTTTGGGAAAATGGTGCTTAAGATTCCCTATATCGGAATTGCGAATATACTTTTGCACCAGGCATTTTATCCTGAGTTCATTCAAGGGGCTGCAAAGGCGAGAGTTCTAGCTGACGAACTGCTCAATTGCCTGAACAATGCGAGCCGGATAGAGCAAACCAGTGAATTGAGCGGGAAACTGCGAACAATCCTAGACAAGCCAGCGAGTGGTGGAGCAGGAGCATGGCTCAATAAAAACGTTTCGAGGTAACGAAGTTAGGCCTTCTTTTCCAGTAGCAATTGGACTTGCCCACGAATGACATTGGGGCCGACCACGCCTGTATGGCGCTGATGGACTTTACCTTCTTGATCTAGAATTACAATCGTCGGAATATAGCGTATCGGTCCGAAGGCTTGATCCAGGCTCTCGTTGTTTCTTGCGATATCGTAATTGATCTTGTTGGTTGTAATGAAATGTTCGATACTCTTATATGCTTCGTCTACCGAGACACCTATGATTTCAATTTCGTCCTTCGAAAAATCATTTCTCAGCGCTACTAGGGTAGGAATCTCTTCACGGCAGGGAGCACACCAAGTCGCCCAATAAACGATCAGCGTAACCTTGCCTTTGCAGGAGTCGCTATTGATTTCCAGGCCATCTATGGTCTTGGCCTGCCAGGTCACCTGCTCGAGTTCTCCCATGACCTGGGCACTCTTTCTCGGAGCGGTCGAATCACTGGTTCCCCCCGTGGCAAAATCGGTTACGACGCACAGAGGGCATCTGTCCGTACCCATGCTCAAGCCTAGGTAAGCGGCAATAGCGCCTATCAAAAGGAGAGTTGACCAGTTTCGCTTAAGAAATTCCATAATCTACGGAAAGACCCATCAAGGACTAATCTTAGAACGGCTGTTGCACCAAAGTGATTTCATGGGATGATCGACATCCGATTTGGAGGGAACCTTTCTGAGACTCGAATTTTTGGGAAAACAGTGTCCTAATTGAATATCGACTCCCCTGAGTAGCGACTAAAGAATATCCCCCAGCGTTCCATAGAGTGGGGCAAAGTTCTCTTTTCGCGACCAGCCTTGCTCACCATTGGGAAGCTCGACCTTCATCCAGCCGAGAAACGTTTTCGTGACCAGGCAAACGGAGCCTTCGGGCAAGGGGGATTGAATTTGCTCGACCTCTAAATCTGTAGGCACGCTTTTGAGCTGGCCTACATTGATGACGACCATGGCTTCCGGATTGGCAAGAAGTCCGTACTCAGCTCGTGCCCAGTTTGATCCAAAAACAAGAGCGACCGCAAAGAGGCCTATCGCTGCGAAGGTAAATCGAATCCGTTTCCTTTGGGGGAAATAGGCGAAGGCGACCCAACCGGCAAATGCCAGTGCCGCGACAACCATGGAAAGATAAGTCGCTTTCTCCCATTCCGCTGGGGTTAAGATTGAAATGTAGGCCATGAGTCCATCGCCCTTAACGAGTCGAGCGAGAGTGGGATAGTACCCGCCGCTTTTGCTAAGGCCTACCTTCAGGTTCCATCTAAGTTCGGGCGAATCCGTCTCTAGCAGGAAGGCAGAGGTCCAATAAGCGATCGCTTCGCCCCACCTTTCTTCTTGGGCAGCCGCCAGGCCCAAATTGTGCCGGAGGGTCCAGTCGTTTGGATTAGAATTGAGCTCCGAAAGCCAGGAGGACGAGGCTTTCGAAAAGGCGGCTTCGTTGTAATGGTCCAGTCCTTCGTTGGATAAGCCATCCAAGGTCGGAACCAGCACCGCAATCGCGGCGATTGAGCCGAACCAGGCTCCACTAGAAAAAAGCCGGCGGACTGAGATTCCCGGCTGACGAAGTTGGCTGAGAAGATCTCTAAGCTCTGATTGCCATTCTTTGAAGGAGGGGGCACGCTTTCCAAACAGCATTTTATCGGAATTCTGCCAGAGTGTTTTCCATCGCGTCGCTTGCTCGATGCCAGATTTTTCAGATACGGCTTTTTCAATATCCGTGGAAGAGGGTTCCTCTATTTCGATTTCCCAGAATTCCCGTACCGCGGCCCTCCAAGCAAGTTGCGCTTCCCGCTTTGCTGGTTCCGCATCGTCAAGTGCCATTGTGGTCTGTTTCAACTGTTTGAAAGCTCTTCGCCTCTGTTTGTTTGGGTCTAAAGAGAGGGAGCGGATCAAGGCGATTAAAGCCCAGAGAAGGGCGGGGGTCGCGAAAGAAAAGGCGAGATAGCCAAGTTTTACGCCACCTTTTGGAATCGAGCCTTGAGCCGACTGTCCGAGGGGGCTGCTCAATAATTCAACTGGCTTGGTCAAGAGATTCACTCCGCTTGGGTCGAGCTCGAACGGAAGCGAATCGCCCGGTTTCGGTCTGCTGGTCGTAGGTTCTGTTGAGGGAGCGCTCAAGTCATTGGGATCGTTTTGGGAAACGAGGGGATTTACCACGACCGTTTTTGCCGGGATGTTTATGCTCTCATAGCGGTCGGTTTTGGGATTGAAGAAACTGAACTCGATGGGTCCAAGCTCGAAATCGCCTTCTTTCGTGGGAATCAGAACGATATCCTCAGAAAGACTTCCTTCGAAAGGCGAGTCTTCCGAAACTTCCTTGTTCACGTTCGGTTGGATGGACCTGAAACTTGCGGATACATTACGGGGCTTTAGCCCGAATCCTTGGGGCCAGTTTCCCGTCCCGCTAAGTTTCAAGGTCCAAGTTACCGGTTCTCCAACCTGCACGATTTCGGGAATCACCTTGGATTCAAACTGGAACTGACCCACCGCACCCGTGAAGGATGTGGGCTCTCCTGTAGGAAGGGGTTTTATGCTAAGTTGAAGCGTTTCCGATTCAATATTGTAGTTATCAACAACTGGATCATCAAAGATAAATCCCCTCCGGCGTCCAACGACCATGGATACCGTCTGGTTTACTTTGGGCAGTTTAATGTCTCCGCTCCGAGTGGCCATGGCGGGAGTTTCGAACAGCACTGCGGAGTAGTCGAAATTTCGGTACTTGAAATTGGTCGAGCGATGACTTTCGAAGCCCTTGGTGACCACGCCGATGGGATTCCATTGGGGTAAAGAAATGTCGTTTAAACGATTCTGGTAGTCCTGCCGGACTCCAAGTACGTAGCGCAGCGTAAAGATTTCCCCTTCGTGGATGGAATCATCGGTAACGCTGAGCTCGCTTTTGAAAATATCGTCAGGCTTCATGCCGGTGTTTCCAAGCGTCGCTTCAATCACCTCGAAACTAGCAGCTTCTACACTGATGTTTCCCTTGTCGGTTCGCACGCTGAAGGAAGGGATCGTGACTGTTCCTTCGCTCGTTGGAGAGACGCGAAATTCGAGAATCAGTTTCTGAACAACCCTCGAATTAAATATGTTCATCGAACTGCTTTGACCGACCTGAGTGAAACTGACGCCGGGCACGTTAGGAAGATCGACATTTCCGTCCGGTGAACAGCCTTCGAAATGGAGTTGAAGGCTATTCGCTTTCCCTTGCTGCAGCGTTCCCGAAGCGGGTGTCCAAGTGACACTTTGCGCGAAAAGAGTGGACGCGGTCGTAAATACTCCGAAGAGCACGATTGCGAAGAGTTTTAAGTATGAGCGGTTCATCACCAATCCTTTTTTAGCTTTTGAGGGGGTGGCGCGTTTTCATCGCGTTCCGCATTCTGCAGCATCATGTGCAGGGCCCCAGGCTTGTCTTGCTGCTTGAGCTGTTCCAGTTGTTGAAGAGTCATTGCCTGTTTGGCTGACCTTGGAGGCAGTTGCTGCTCGGTTCCTCCGACTTGAGTTTGTTCCTCCTTCGGTTGTTGGTCTAGCTGTGGCGTTTCTTCAGATTCATTCATGTCGCCTAAAGATTCACTTTGCTGTTGCTGTTGTTGCTCGCCTTCTTGCTCGCCGGTTTGAGACTGCTCTTCACCGCTTTCGTTCTCTTGTGGCTCCTGATTCTCTTCACTTGGTTGATCTGAATTCTCTTGTTCCTGAGAATCTGAGTCCTCCCCGTTTTGTTCAGAGTCAGAATTTGGTTCCCCCGATTCATTCGGGTCTTCGGAATTCTCTGATTGGTCCTGATCTTGGTTTTCCTGATCCTGCTGTTGCTCTTCGGGCGGCTTTTCCAGTAGTTTTTCTAGTTCTTCTCTTAGCATTACCCAGTCTGTCTGCAGCGGATTAATGGAGTGGCCAGCATCAACTGCATGAATCCCATCCCAGATGGAGGGATCGGGAATTCTCTGACCTTGTTGCATCGCGGATTGTCCAAGTTGCAATGTCATTTGGGCAAACTGCTCGTAGTCGGAAGGCTCGTGGGCTTCCTTTTCGGCGATGGAAGCAATGACGTCGCCCAAAGTTGGACCGCTCTCCTCTGCCTGAGGAGTGGCAGTTGGCGTGTTTTGCAAGGGCGCGGCAACCTGCCCCGAAGCCCCGAAAGCGAAAGACAGCGAAATAAAAATAGAATAGATATTCCTAAAAATTAAAGGGCTAAAAGTCATTGGTTAAGGGGAGTTCTCGTTCGAACGACTCTTGGTTTAGGTGTGAATGGAAATTCTCGATACAGGGATATCAAGATGAGCAGAAGTCCGGGAGCTAAAAATATCTGATACCTCTCTATGTGAACAGACTGAGAAGTGGTTCCGGTTTCTCCGGTTTTCCCGCGTTTAACCGTTTCCTCAATGAGCGAAGCAAGGTCTACCCAGACATTTGCTTCCCGGAAAACTCCTCCTGTTTTATCTGCGAGTGATTGCAGGGTAGCAGACTCGAGCTTGGTGAGCACGACAGCCCCCGCTTGGTCCTTATGGTAGCCCCCCTCTTCCGCGGGGATGAGTCCCCCATCTCGAGTGCCGAACCCGAGACAGACTGCCTGCACATTTTGCTCATTCAGTTCGTCTACATAACTTGTCCAGTCCTGGTTAAGGCTCTCGCCATCGCTGATCACTATGAGAAAGCGGTCGGCCTCGCTGTCCGATTGCCGAAAGGAATCGAGAGTCGTCTCCAGCATAGCCCCATAGTTGGTGCCGCCCTGGGGAATGAAATTGGGGTTCAAATCTCTCAGGAAACCGCGGAGTATTTGGTAGTCGGGACTCATCGGGCTTTGGAGAAAAGCGGTTCCGGCAAAGACGATCAGGCCAACGCTCTCTCCCTGTAAATTGTCGAGCAAGCTTTCCACGACTAGTTTAGCTCTTTCAAGTCGGTTGGGTTTGATGTCTCCAGCTAGCATGCTCTTGGACAAATCCATAGCAATTATCACCTCGCGGGAACGCTTGAAAACCTCCTTGTGTATTTCACCCCATTGGGGCCGAGCGAGTGCGATTATAACGAAAACCAATCCAATGAGAAACAGCCATTTGGATGGTTGGCTCAGACCGGATTTAATCTCGGAAACACCTGCGAAAGTGGCCTTGACTCGTTTAACCTTAGAGCGATTGGAGAGTGAAACAATCCTTTTTCTGAATACGATATTAGCTAGTATTCCTAGGACGGGAATCGCTAGCGCAAAAAGGTAGAGCTCTTGTCCAAAAGTCAACTTAGGACCTCCTTTCGATTCATCGCCCCAATCGCTAGCGCTCCAAAAAGCATGACGCCTGCTGCGATCGAGAAATAGGGAAAAAGCTCAGTGGTCACACTGTACTGATGTGACTCAAACTCAATCTTGCTGTTTTTGTCTATAGAGTCGAAAGCGTCCTTAATTGTATTGGAATTATCGGCACGATGAAATTCTCCGGTAGTAATTCTGGAGATTTCCTTCAAGGTTGGTTCGTCCGTTTGAGAGGGTACGCGTACCGTTCCGATTCGCTCTCCCTTGGCGTTGAGGCGAGGCATGGAGACGATTCCATCCCGTCCGGCCCCTATTGTGTAAACGCGAATGCCGTTTTCTGCAGCTAATTCCGCAGCCGCAATAGGCTCGATAGAACCCGCGGTATTGGCCCCATCGGTAAGGAGAATGATGAAAGCGCCTTCGCGTTCTCCGGAACGTTCTTTGGTTCCCTCTTGCAGCCTAGATAGTGCAACGCCTATGCCGTCTCCAATAGCAGTTCCATCTTCAATCAAACCAATAGCTAGACGACTCGTCTGACTCGAAAGCCAGCGATGGTCAAACGTGAGCGGAGCCACGGTGTACGCCTGTCCTGCAAAAGCGACGAGACCTATGCGATCGTTGTCGCGTTTGTTGATGAATGCGCTTAAAACCGGTTTAACTGCTTGCAGGCGATTGATACTCTTCAAGCCGTCCTTGTAGTCTTCATACAGCATCGAACTTGAAAGGTCCAATACCAGCATGATGTCGTAGCCTTTGCTTTTGGTCTGCCGTTCGAAATCGAGAATCTGGGGTCGGGCCAGCGATATTACAATTAAAGCAGCCCCTGCGAACCCGAAGAATGAGGACAACTTCGAGCCTCCTGCAAAAACAGAACGCTGCCAATTTCCAGCAAAAGGTAGAACCAGAGCAGCCGATGCCCGCCGACTGCACAATATCCAGATAACCGGAAGAGCAATCAGAGCTAAAAGCCACCATGGATCCACTAATGCAAATTCGTCCATAACTTCCAAAGTCAGCCTCGCCCAAAGCGTAGAGCACGTTTCTGAAAGAGCTTCACAACTGTATCAAGAGCGTCCTCACCCGCCTGTAAGGTAAGTCGATCTGAATCGACTGGAAACAGTTTTTTGAAATGGGAATCACGATCACGGTTCCATTTCTCGTGCGCTGCTTTCTGAGCCACTGATTTGCCATTCAGATTAAAAAGTCTGCCGGAAACGGGATCGTATACCGCTTGCTCCCCACGGTTGGGCAACGCTCGCTCCCATGGGTCCTCAATTCGAAATCCAACCGGTTGGTAGCGTTTTTTTATGACGTTCCATCCTTCCGGTTGATCATGATCAGGAAAATCGCTTAGCCAGACAAAAATGCTGTGACGGGGCACCGCTCTCAGGAGATACTTCCAAGGTACTACCGCCCGTTGAGGACCGAGGACATCCGGTGGCGGCTTTCCCAGCAAAGTCGCAGCGGTGTGTAGAACCCGGCCGCGGCCCGCCGAGCTCTTGGTGAATTCATAGCCAGTCGGCGAGGCGTACAAAAGAGAAACCCGGTCACCATTCACGGCGCTCAGAAGCATTAAAAGGCTCGAAAGCTCCAAGAGGGCTTCGCGTTTGGATCGTTCGCCAGAGCCAAACTGGAGCGAAGGAGTATCCTCAAAAAGCAGTACCAGTGTAACTTCACGCTCTTCAACGAACTTCTTCCGGTAGGGTTCGCCCAGTCGAGCGGTCACGTTCCAGTCAATGTCCCTGACATCATCCCCGTACTCGTATTTGACGACCTGATCAAACTCCATTCCTTTGCCTCGGAAAGAAGATTTGTATTCGCCGCTCAATACGCTCGCTACAGCGTGCCGCACCCGCCACTCAAGTTTCCGCAGCATTGCGATCGAAGAGGACAGACTTTCGAAGGTATCCGAAATTTGGCTTTCTGTCTGGCTCATTCTTCGAGAAGCTTACGCGAACGAATTAGTAGGCAGTGGAGTTCTATCTAGGACAATCTTGAGTGCGTCGTCGGGGGTGATTTCCTCTGCCTCGGCTTCGTAGGTCAATCCAACCCGGTGGCGCATGGCGTCGAGGAACACGTCCTTGATAATCGACGGAGACACGTGGTCCTGCCCACGTAGCCAAGCAAGGGCACGACCGGCTTGGTACAGACTCAACGACGCTCTCGGGGACGCGCCATAGGAAAGGTATTTCTGTTCCGGGTTTTCACCCTCTGCCATTCTCCGCGTCGCTCGTACCAGCTTTAGAATATAAGACTGTATCTCCTCCGACACATGGATCTGATCCACTTCTTCGCGAATCTCCAGCAGTTCCTCACCACTCGACACCGCCTTCAGTTCAGGCTGACGAGTCACTTGCCCCCAGCGTTTCATCATTTCAAACTCTTCCGCCTGTTCCGGATAGTCGACGATCAGCTTGAAGAGGAATCGGTCTCGTTGCGCTTCGGGCAGCGGGTAGGTACCCTCTTGCTCAACCGGATTCTGAGTGGCCATGACAAAGAAGGGCTTGGGAAGGGCCTGCGACTCTCCGCCGATGGTCACTTGCTTTTCCTGCATTGCCTCAAGCAGGGCACTCTGCACTTTAGCGGGGGCACGGTTGATCTCGTCCGCTAAAAGCATATTAGCGAAGACAGGGCCACGGTGGGGCACAAACTGTCCGTCCTTTGGCTGGAAGATCATCGTTCCCACCACGTCGCTTGGCAGGAGATCGGGGGTGAACTGTATGCGCTCAAATTGCATGCCGAGGGCGGTCCCAAGGCTTTTGATGAGAAGTGTCTTGGCCAGTCCTGGCATGCCTTCCAACAGGACATGCCCATTTGCAAGCAGAGCGACGAGCATTCGCTCGATCACAATCTCCTGTCCAATCACAGCGGTTCCAACTTCGTTTCTAATTCGTTCAGCCCAGTTGCTCATATGGGTTTTTTGCCTTGAGAATTTTGGAGGGTTATCGGTCGTTTCATTGAGTTGTGTCCAGTGAGTTGCGATTGACCACGAAATCAAGACATTGTTTCGGTTGTCCTTATTTTTTAATGATTGCGCCATAAGTTGTTGGTTATTAGTAAAGATAATTAAGCCGTTGAGGAGTTATTGGCTCTTAATCCTAGTGACTTCAAAGAAGCTAAGAAGGAAAACAAACCAAGATTTAGTCCAAAGTGGGATCGTGATTTCACCCGACGGTTAAAAGACGCATGTTGGGAACATAACCTTCCCTACGTCTACTACTCCTTTTCTGGAAGCTCTAGGTTTAGAGAAAAGTAAGTCTAACAGAAAGAAGATTGGTAGACATTTGGTTCATTGTGTTACCAAAAGAGAATACTTAGACTAAGAGTTAATTGGAGTACTAAGAGTATTAGCTTACCAAGAGTATTAGTTTACTAAGAATCTTATCTTACTAATTAATCTATATGTACTGTCGCCAACAGTTTTTAGGTAGTAGAAAATCCAACGAGATTCCTGGAACAAAAGCATATCTCTAGATGACTAATACGCACGTTATGGGGATAACGGCCAAAGGACACGGTCTTAGATCGATCCTTGGGCAACATAGAAATGAACATATGAGAGCGGCCTGTGGGAGGGTCGCTCTTTCTCTTTGTCACTTTGCTCCAAGGGCCAAAATTAACAGATCTTCTACCAATACTGCACAAAAGGTGTTCAACTAATGGGAGTGCTTGATCTCTCGGGAATGAGATGGAAAAGTCAGCACACACTTAAGTAAGCTCACTCGGCGTTAACCTGTATAGCGATGTCGAAGGGGCGAATCAAAGGAGCAGTTCGGGAGGGCTGCTTCTTTTTTTATTTCTACCGACTGAAACTTGCCATCGCTGGTCTGTAAAAAGCGGGCATGTCCAACGACTCGAGAAACGCTTTTAGTTCTGGCGAGGCTGTGCCAAATATCTCAATTTTTATGATCTCAAAGTGCTCTATAAAATCGCCGAAAAGGGATTCTAGTTTGCCTCCCTCTGAAATATTCTGGCCGTGGATTAA
Coding sequences within it:
- a CDS encoding ABC transporter permease; amino-acid sequence: MPWYLYIALRHLFPQGKRFPVFTLMSLTGVILGVATLIVVISVFNGFGYEIRSKIADTFGDLRVVNGGLLGDPDGLAEILEAKESVDTAIPYAQGIVMVLHNNKPLAPIVEGIDVRSDREVQKYGNYLLDGSMDEFDDDSILVSSGFAGQLGLSVGDEVEMYTPLMMLKLLESDGSDVLLPRLVRIGGIFQTGWQRVDENTVISTLRLMQDLYNLGEGAHGIRIELKPGFETEEEGREITESLGRPYYAQTWMDANGDYLSIIKLEKRMMFFLLFIIVIVASFSIMSSLLTFVIRKTREIGLFAAMGATPRQLAACFCFQGMIIGVAGTLLGIGFGRTLLYFRNDITSTLSSLLSVSDSMNQIYGFAYLPARVQSGDLIVISLLSILIATLAGLVPAYKASKMNPVEALRSE
- a CDS encoding ABC transporter ATP-binding protein, with product MSSELMETKNLVRRFKSGDEHIEVLRGVDICINEGDTVSIQGESGCGKSTLLNLMAGLDQADEGGIFWNSEEISRHSNQVLAIKRSSLIGMVFQSYYLVPEIRALENVMLGGRISGNTDNLAERSKSLLQRVGLGSRMSSLPSTLSGGERQRVAIARAMISDPKVLLADEPTGNLDEATGDSIMDMLQELCEEKQVSLVLVTHSANYAARMGRSWVLRQGILEKKFG
- the lpxB gene encoding lipid-A-disaccharide synthase yields the protein MPTDPLVLSSFPFPAPTGSNVDVLIVAGEHSGDEHAARMVSAALKRNPTLKVAALGGVNLKSAGAELICDMMPYAIVGIFEVLKHYSELKKLHDEIVNWILKYRPRAVCFVDYPGLNLRLAKKLAEHGVTTKSGGDIRLLYYISPQVWAWKAKRRFEMAGLIDTLGVIFPFEVETFEDTGLETTFVGHPFLAENYQLPTTYDADGDVLLLPGSRSGAIGRIAPVMFQAFGELLRDQNDARAKCIYASDTLKELLESILSQYGDLKERIELVPNSTVVKASSVLTSSGTMSLNCALSGIPGAVVYRVHPLTYLFGKMVLKIPYIGIANILLHQAFYPEFIQGAAKARVLADELLNCLNNASRIEQTSELSGKLRTILDKPASGGAGAWLNKNVSR
- a CDS encoding BatD family protein, with the protein product MNRSYLKLFAIVLFGVFTTASTLFAQSVTWTPASGTLQQGKANSLQLHFEGCSPDGNVDLPNVPGVSFTQVGQSSSMNIFNSRVVQKLILEFRVSPTSEGTVTIPSFSVRTDKGNISVEAASFEVIEATLGNTGMKPDDIFKSELSVTDDSIHEGEIFTLRYVLGVRQDYQNRLNDISLPQWNPIGVVTKGFESHRSTNFKYRNFDYSAVLFETPAMATRSGDIKLPKVNQTVSMVVGRRRGFIFDDPVVDNYNIESETLQLSIKPLPTGEPTSFTGAVGQFQFESKVIPEIVQVGEPVTWTLKLSGTGNWPQGFGLKPRNVSASFRSIQPNVNKEVSEDSPFEGSLSEDIVLIPTKEGDFELGPIEFSFFNPKTDRYESINIPAKTVVVNPLVSQNDPNDLSAPSTEPTTSRPKPGDSLPFELDPSGVNLLTKPVELLSSPLGQSAQGSIPKGGVKLGYLAFSFATPALLWALIALIRSLSLDPNKQRRRAFKQLKQTTMALDDAEPAKREAQLAWRAAVREFWEIEIEEPSSTDIEKAVSEKSGIEQATRWKTLWQNSDKMLFGKRAPSFKEWQSELRDLLSQLRQPGISVRRLFSSGAWFGSIAAIAVLVPTLDGLSNEGLDHYNEAAFSKASSSWLSELNSNPNDWTLRHNLGLAAAQEERWGEAIAYWTSAFLLETDSPELRWNLKVGLSKSGGYYPTLARLVKGDGLMAYISILTPAEWEKATYLSMVVAALAFAGWVAFAYFPQRKRIRFTFAAIGLFAVALVFGSNWARAEYGLLANPEAMVVINVGQLKSVPTDLEVEQIQSPLPEGSVCLVTKTFLGWMKVELPNGEQGWSRKENFAPLYGTLGDIL
- a CDS encoding Gfo/Idh/MocA family protein, with amino-acid sequence MKENLLKCGVIGVGYLGQHHARIYSELEGNVLAGVFESDADRAREISERHQCPVFSTIEELAETCDAISVVVPTDKHYEVAVPLLKAGCHLLIEKPICETVEQATEILAAANGANALVQVGHIEHFNPVMSYLEEVVTNPKYITAERLAPYQPRGTEVGVVLDLMIHDIGVVLQLVGSEPVDVRSVGVSVLSKTEDIANARIEFANGCVANLNVSRVSSKKVREIRVFQSTGYLSLDFMNQAGHHVAVGLEGLSKNEVPIEKGEPLKLELASFVESVKNRKDPKVGGELGKTALDLAIQITSQIRKTMD
- a CDS encoding TlpA family protein disulfide reductase; this encodes MEFLKRNWSTLLLIGAIAAYLGLSMGTDRCPLCVVTDFATGGTSDSTAPRKSAQVMGELEQVTWQAKTIDGLEINSDSCKGKVTLIVYWATWCAPCREEIPTLVALRNDFSKDEIEIIGVSVDEAYKSIEHFITTNKINYDIARNNESLDQAFGPIRYIPTIVILDQEGKVHQRHTGVVGPNVIRGQVQLLLEKKA